In a single window of the Anaerotruncus rubiinfantis genome:
- a CDS encoding peptide chain release factor 3: MSNLKSEIEKRRTFAIISHPDAGKTTLTEKFLLYGGAIQLAGAVKGKKNSRHAVSVKGKKNSRHAVSDWMEIEKQRGISVTSSVMQFNYDGYCINILDTPGHQDFSEDTYRTLMAADSAVMVIDAAKGVEPQTRKLFKVCLLRDIPIFTFINKMDREARSPFDLCEQIEQELGIQTYPVNWPIGSGREFKGVYDRHKREIIAFEAGEYANGQKAVASTEYALGDPRLDEALGQALHAQLSDDIELLDGASYEFDLEKVRHGKLSPVFFGSALTNFGVEPFLEDFLKMTTPPLPRESSEGVVDPFSPDFSAFVFKIQANMNKAHRDRIAFMRICSGEFTKGMEVMHVQGQKKIKLAQPQQLMAQDREIIEKAYAGDIIGVFDPGIFSIGDTLCAANKKFQFAGIPTFAPEHFSRVRQTDTLKRKQFVKGVTQIAQEGAIQIFHEPHTGMEEVIVGVVGTLQFDVLQYRLQNEYGVEIRMEGLPYQYIRWIENEEFDPKTLDLSSDTKVVQDFKDNYLLLFTDEWNIRWATDRNKELVLSEFG, translated from the coding sequence TTGTCGAATTTAAAAAGCGAAATTGAAAAACGCCGTACCTTTGCAATCATCTCGCACCCGGACGCGGGTAAAACCACCCTGACTGAAAAATTCCTGCTCTACGGCGGGGCGATCCAGCTGGCGGGCGCGGTCAAGGGCAAAAAGAACTCCCGCCACGCCGTTTCGGTCAAGGGCAAAAAGAACTCCCGCCACGCCGTTTCCGACTGGATGGAGATCGAAAAGCAGCGCGGAATCTCGGTCACCTCGTCGGTCATGCAGTTTAACTATGACGGCTACTGCATCAATATCCTGGACACCCCGGGACACCAGGACTTCTCGGAGGACACCTACCGCACCCTGATGGCGGCGGATTCGGCCGTCATGGTCATCGACGCGGCCAAGGGCGTCGAGCCGCAGACCCGCAAGCTTTTCAAGGTCTGCCTTCTGCGGGATATCCCGATTTTTACCTTTATCAACAAAATGGACCGCGAGGCGAGAAGCCCCTTCGATCTGTGCGAACAGATCGAGCAGGAGCTCGGTATCCAGACCTACCCGGTCAACTGGCCGATCGGTTCCGGGCGGGAATTCAAGGGGGTCTACGACCGCCACAAGCGGGAGATCATCGCTTTTGAGGCGGGGGAATACGCCAACGGCCAGAAGGCGGTCGCTTCGACCGAATACGCGCTTGGCGACCCGCGCCTGGACGAGGCGCTCGGCCAGGCGCTGCACGCGCAGCTTTCGGACGACATCGAGCTTCTCGACGGCGCGAGTTATGAATTTGACCTTGAAAAGGTCCGCCACGGCAAGCTCTCACCGGTCTTTTTCGGTTCGGCGCTCACCAACTTCGGCGTCGAGCCGTTCCTCGAGGATTTTCTCAAGATGACCACTCCGCCGCTGCCGCGCGAATCGAGCGAAGGGGTTGTCGATCCGTTTTCGCCGGATTTTTCAGCTTTTGTATTTAAAATCCAGGCGAACATGAACAAGGCCCACCGAGACCGCATCGCGTTCATGCGCATCTGCTCGGGGGAATTCACAAAGGGCATGGAGGTCATGCACGTGCAGGGCCAAAAGAAGATCAAGCTCGCCCAGCCCCAGCAGCTGATGGCGCAGGACCGCGAGATCATCGAGAAGGCCTACGCGGGCGACATCATCGGCGTGTTCGATCCCGGCATCTTCTCGATCGGCGACACGCTGTGCGCCGCAAACAAAAAATTCCAGTTTGCGGGCATCCCGACCTTCGCGCCGGAGCACTTCTCTCGCGTCCGGCAGACCGACACCCTAAAGCGCAAGCAGTTTGTCAAAGGGGTCACCCAGATCGCGCAGGAAGGCGCGATCCAGATCTTCCACGAGCCGCACACCGGTATGGAGGAAGTAATTGTGGGCGTGGTGGGCACCTTGCAGTTTGACGTGCTGCAGTACCGGCTGCAAAATGAATACGGCGTGGAAATCCGTATGGAGGGGCTGCCGTACCAATACATCCGCTGGATCGAGAATGAAGAGTTTGACCCCAAAACGCTCGATCTCAGCTCCGACACAAAGGTTGTGCAGGACTTTAAGGACAACTACCTGCTGCTCTTTACAGACGAATGGAACATCCGGTGGGCCACCGACCGCAACAAGGAGCTGGTCCTTTCGGAGTTTGGATGA
- a CDS encoding YitT family protein, with product MRRGNSAKFREWATDFGFFIVGGVLYGLSVNLFTAPNQIAPGGLTGLSTVFNFLWGTPIGGVIFLLNIPLFLWAILSVGYKLVIKTIVATAVSSAAIDILSLVVPPYQNNLMLAAVFGGVVEGFALALIFMRGGTTGGTDMVARLLGRYFPHISMARLMMCLDALVVTFAAFVYQSLESAMYALIVIFVATRLIDAVLYGTDAGTGKLLYIISEKNEQIAAQILTDLDRGVTYLKSRGAYSGRESELLLCAVRRYEVCKANAIVRELDPNAFVIVGDAGEISGEGFRQVKSGDKTLRELLRRKNRHKKKDGGCTGGERCRK from the coding sequence ATGCGGCGGGGAAATTCTGCAAAATTCAGGGAATGGGCCACTGACTTCGGCTTTTTTATCGTCGGCGGGGTACTTTACGGGCTGTCGGTCAACCTGTTCACCGCGCCGAACCAGATCGCGCCCGGCGGGCTCACCGGCCTTTCGACCGTGTTCAATTTTCTGTGGGGCACGCCGATCGGCGGCGTGATTTTCCTGCTCAATATCCCGCTGTTCCTCTGGGCAATCCTCTCGGTTGGCTATAAGCTGGTGATTAAGACGATCGTGGCCACGGCGGTATCTTCGGCTGCGATCGATATTCTGAGCCTTGTGGTCCCGCCGTACCAGAATAACCTCATGCTGGCCGCCGTGTTCGGCGGCGTGGTCGAGGGGTTCGCGCTGGCACTCATTTTTATGCGCGGAGGCACAACTGGCGGCACCGATATGGTGGCGCGGCTGTTGGGAAGATATTTTCCGCATATCTCGATGGCGCGGCTGATGATGTGTCTGGACGCCTTGGTCGTGACCTTTGCCGCGTTCGTCTATCAGAGCCTTGAGAGCGCGATGTACGCGCTGATTGTGATCTTTGTCGCCACCCGGCTGATCGATGCGGTGCTCTACGGTACCGACGCGGGCACCGGCAAGCTGCTCTATATCATCTCCGAGAAAAATGAGCAGATCGCAGCGCAGATTCTCACCGATCTCGACCGCGGCGTGACCTATCTGAAGTCCCGCGGCGCCTACAGCGGCCGCGAAAGCGAGTTGCTGCTCTGCGCGGTGCGCAGGTATGAGGTCTGCAAGGCAAACGCAATTGTACGGGAGCTGGATCCGAACGCCTTCGTCATTGTGGGCGACGCGGGTGAAATCTCCGGTGAAGGCTTCCGGCAGGTAAAATCCGGGGATAAGACGCTGCGGGAGTTGCTAAGGCGGAAAAATAGGCATAAGAAAAAGGACGGCGGATGCACGGGCGGTGAACGCTGCAGGAAATGA
- a CDS encoding RNA polymerase sigma factor, whose protein sequence is MEKAGLADTQYQALYERMVPGLYKSALYLLGSQEAAEQAVVQAFAKSCSEESGQEDASLPLKFSKNLVDACSKIEKDTHYISEKVISSGNAKVVQSLAALTFGDRKLIVLALVQGCSVPEIAKIVGLPGWIVERRLRRVTGDMMRPFRQSVTCGREPA, encoded by the coding sequence ATGGAAAAAGCCGGGCTGGCGGACACGCAGTATCAGGCTTTATACGAGCGGATGGTGCCGGGGCTCTATAAAAGCGCGCTTTACCTGCTTGGAAGTCAGGAGGCCGCTGAACAAGCGGTGGTGCAGGCCTTTGCAAAGAGCTGTTCGGAGGAAAGCGGACAGGAGGATGCGTCCCTGCCGCTGAAATTCTCCAAAAACCTGGTGGATGCATGCAGTAAGATCGAGAAGGATACGCACTATATCAGCGAGAAGGTCATTTCTTCCGGGAATGCCAAGGTGGTGCAGTCGCTCGCGGCGCTCACCTTCGGGGATCGCAAGCTGATTGTCCTGGCACTGGTGCAGGGTTGTTCCGTGCCGGAGATCGCGAAGATTGTCGGGCTTCCCGGCTGGATTGTGGAAAGACGCCTGCGCCGTGTGACGGGGGATATGATGCGCCCGTTCCGGCAGAGTGTAACTTGTGGGAGGGAGCCAGCATGA
- a CDS encoding Hsp20/alpha crystallin family protein, translating into MFDLMPFERREHNLQKYFDDMEKQFFGHLGDFAQFNTDILDKGDKFVLQAELPGFQKEDIHIDIDNDRLTITAQHSEEKEDRKDHFIRRERSYGSFARSFDISGVKADEITAEYKNGVLELFLPKRGEIPASSRRIEIQG; encoded by the coding sequence ATGTTTGATCTGATGCCTTTTGAACGCAGAGAACACAATTTGCAGAAATATTTTGACGATATGGAAAAACAATTTTTCGGCCATCTGGGTGACTTTGCACAGTTTAACACTGATATCCTTGATAAAGGCGATAAATTTGTGCTCCAGGCCGAACTGCCGGGCTTTCAGAAAGAAGATATCCACATCGATATCGACAACGACCGCCTAACCATCACCGCTCAGCACAGCGAGGAAAAAGAAGACCGGAAGGACCACTTTATCCGCCGCGAACGCAGCTATGGCTCGTTTGCAAGAAGTTTTGACATCTCCGGCGTCAAAGCCGATGAGATCACCGCCGAATATAAAAACGGCGTATTGGAACTCTTCCTGCCCAAACGGGGTGAAATCCCGGCGTCGTCCCGCCGGATCGAAATCCAGGGATGA
- a CDS encoding Ig-like domain-containing alpha-2-macroglobulin family protein, with protein sequence MNRSGWKKWGCVCGALALAAMICLAGCSLFGGKAEIAAVSTASAGVSPDSAFTIKLPYDTDAAALRGKITTDPEIAYELTAQNDREFLLKPVNLLDAGSSFTITVAGKNGKPQVFSCQVQNILMVKSFFPMDNGEKVPIRSGIEFAFNTSDVSSADFEKAFSIDPPVVGGISYGDGKFVFYPEDSMAYGTRYTVTLNPPLSSAGGAELANAFRFSFTTISEAQQEAEWKFQLANNGRSLNTLTDETATVGVYIDDSIPPESRKVSVAVYRFDTARQYAAQMAENASHRDRKYGDTKIDTSKLSQYASFEAQPVTPVSDLQNFWVQNQILQFPEPLPEGWYAADLSMQVSDGVTVTRQIFLQSSDLSIFFMTMGEELVAWINDASTGQPVEGAEFSCEGNYRASGTTGADGTLRIDKAVFEGLENEYDSANGIFTIKAGEHTYVDNRYFDSWNQGDVSYGYYAYLFSDRPIYRTTDTAKLWGFVRPRDPAVPMPKSVRITLSGTSIEQEVPVQGNGQFTAEIAFEDLAVDMWQSFDLWLDDERSLTGESVWIKDYVKPIYTAETQTDKPVYLTSNGAQAHVSLKVSTFDGTPASSFQADFQSWDSMIAPAPNVRYITDEQGVLNVPIVIGDARNTWRPQSYRYVFSNAGAESENFYEYGTVNVIHRDLMLTGEVKDGGKAVQVITNRIDISGIEKPADLWERDALKGAPANSAVRAEVHHVYYTKVIQGTYYDFINKETKDSYYYQEHNDVVNTFDFTTADGRYALTGLPQSDAENCYYVVLSAADSRGKRVEETIYLGAIFDRRQMSADGIHRYGLNKQADLSQIDLNSLNESDYYWLLSDLRSQFVDDEDVTFVLEDNDEPVTGFKGKLLYCVAQDGFGELKFSDSASFTLPYAEELLPNYVITGAYFDGKHIYALSNKSMKFNPSHRELAVEITPEKETYSPADQVNVIAKIKNKLTGQPAKDATVVLAAVDEAIFAMREQTPDLLESIYQDAFWPNIGKYTSYVQTEYGGPGEKGGGGGDGETRKDFADTALFETARTDATGTAKFSFKLPDNITSWRLTGLALTDDLQAGDGKKNIYATQPFFVQPIVNEQILVGDSFAVCLRSMGTAISDTDPVEYEVTIKGNGVNESQKASGAARAYTNVLFDGLAAGEYTVTVRGSCGEYGDAVELPFAVVSSGVEVSMVKTVNLKDGLSVTPLRYPVTAAVYDKAYKNYSRVLSDVSMWSGGARTDMRIAARYVAQLFKEEGARWYDETALADTLSDVNLYGVMNLLPYDAQDIELTVKAHLAMPELFDENHGEISGLSVADSDWFTGRKSAVYLARALAGDPLDADLTQMIESGASLDFVDKMYLATALAVSGDTAGARAAYDKLVKPNLKTREGISGEQAMYVSIFEQSLNVADWTASASMLASVLGTDEAGALTRYLVEKPSKYDPYLLEKMIYLGRFVPPAGAKAKFTYTVDGKTVTEELGRGMKYLTLSREQLANSSFRVDAGEVYADLYYVGAPEQKMDASRKKLGLTRKVEGVDGPIRQGSLVKITLTPDLAGLDLDIGDNWMVIDEYVPSGMRFERYGAVDDPERSYGHGWYLGSRQGQRLQFSVYGDPLDPIVYYARCAVPGEYVVESAYISSSSSDIWGCTERESVTIG encoded by the coding sequence ATGAACCGTTCCGGATGGAAAAAATGGGGGTGTGTCTGCGGCGCGCTGGCTCTTGCGGCGATGATCTGTCTTGCGGGATGTTCCCTGTTCGGCGGAAAAGCCGAGATCGCCGCGGTATCCACGGCCAGCGCGGGCGTTTCGCCCGACAGCGCGTTCACGATCAAGCTGCCGTACGACACCGACGCGGCCGCGCTGCGTGGAAAAATTACGACCGATCCAGAGATCGCTTATGAGCTGACCGCGCAGAACGACCGCGAATTTCTCTTAAAGCCGGTGAACCTGCTCGACGCGGGCAGCAGCTTTACGATCACGGTCGCGGGGAAAAACGGCAAGCCGCAGGTTTTTTCCTGTCAGGTGCAGAACATCCTGATGGTAAAATCCTTTTTCCCTATGGACAACGGCGAAAAGGTGCCGATCCGCTCGGGGATCGAGTTCGCTTTTAACACAAGCGATGTTTCCTCCGCAGACTTTGAAAAGGCGTTTTCGATCGATCCGCCGGTGGTTGGCGGCATCTCTTATGGGGATGGAAAGTTTGTATTCTACCCGGAGGATTCGATGGCTTACGGCACCCGCTATACCGTTACGCTGAACCCGCCGCTTTCCTCTGCGGGCGGCGCGGAGCTTGCAAATGCGTTCCGGTTTTCCTTTACGACAATCAGCGAGGCGCAGCAGGAAGCGGAATGGAAGTTCCAGCTTGCCAATAACGGCCGCAGCCTGAACACCCTCACCGATGAAACGGCTACGGTGGGCGTCTATATTGATGACAGCATCCCGCCGGAAAGCCGGAAAGTATCAGTTGCGGTCTACCGCTTCGATACGGCCAGACAGTACGCGGCGCAGATGGCGGAAAATGCCAGTCACCGCGACCGCAAATACGGCGACACCAAGATCGACACCTCGAAGCTCTCACAATACGCCTCCTTCGAGGCGCAGCCGGTCACGCCAGTCAGTGATTTGCAGAACTTTTGGGTGCAAAACCAGATCCTCCAGTTTCCCGAGCCGCTGCCTGAGGGCTGGTATGCGGCCGATCTGAGTATGCAGGTGTCGGACGGCGTAACTGTTACCCGGCAGATCTTTTTGCAGTCGAGCGACCTGTCAATTTTCTTCATGACGATGGGCGAAGAGCTGGTCGCCTGGATCAACGACGCTTCCACCGGACAGCCGGTTGAAGGGGCCGAATTCAGCTGTGAAGGCAACTATCGGGCTTCCGGCACCACCGGCGCCGACGGGACTCTGCGGATCGACAAGGCGGTTTTTGAGGGGCTCGAAAATGAGTATGATTCGGCAAACGGGATATTCACAATCAAAGCCGGGGAACACACCTATGTGGATAACCGCTATTTTGACAGTTGGAATCAGGGGGATGTCTCTTACGGCTATTACGCATACCTTTTCTCCGACCGCCCAATCTACCGCACCACCGACACCGCCAAGCTGTGGGGTTTCGTGCGGCCGCGTGATCCGGCAGTCCCGATGCCGAAGTCGGTGCGGATCACGCTTTCGGGCACTTCCATTGAGCAGGAGGTCCCAGTGCAGGGAAACGGTCAGTTTACGGCGGAGATTGCGTTTGAGGATCTTGCGGTGGATATGTGGCAGTCGTTCGATCTGTGGCTGGATGACGAGCGTTCGCTGACCGGCGAATCGGTCTGGATCAAGGATTATGTCAAACCGATTTATACCGCTGAAACGCAAACCGATAAGCCGGTGTACCTCACTTCGAATGGTGCGCAGGCACATGTTTCACTCAAGGTTTCAACCTTTGACGGCACGCCCGCCTCCTCTTTTCAGGCGGATTTCCAAAGCTGGGACAGCATGATTGCCCCGGCGCCAAATGTCCGCTACATCACCGACGAACAGGGTGTTTTGAATGTTCCGATTGTGATCGGCGACGCGCGGAATACCTGGAGACCGCAGAGCTACCGGTATGTATTCTCAAATGCCGGGGCCGAATCGGAGAATTTTTATGAATATGGCACGGTCAATGTAATCCACAGGGATCTGATGCTGACCGGCGAAGTGAAGGACGGCGGGAAGGCGGTTCAGGTGATCACCAACCGGATCGACATCTCCGGGATTGAAAAACCTGCCGATCTCTGGGAACGGGACGCGCTCAAAGGCGCGCCGGCCAACAGCGCGGTTCGGGCGGAGGTCCACCATGTCTATTACACCAAAGTGATCCAGGGGACCTATTACGACTTTATCAACAAAGAAACGAAGGACTCCTACTATTATCAGGAGCATAACGATGTGGTGAATACCTTCGACTTCACGACGGCGGACGGCCGCTATGCGCTGACCGGCCTGCCCCAGTCTGACGCGGAGAACTGCTACTATGTGGTGCTTTCCGCGGCTGATTCGCGCGGCAAGCGGGTGGAGGAGACGATTTACCTCGGCGCAATCTTTGACCGGCGGCAGATGAGCGCGGACGGCATCCATCGTTATGGGCTCAATAAGCAAGCCGACCTGAGCCAAATCGACCTGAACAGCCTGAACGAAAGCGACTACTACTGGCTGCTTTCCGATCTGCGTTCGCAGTTTGTGGACGACGAGGATGTCACTTTCGTGCTGGAGGACAACGATGAACCGGTTACCGGCTTCAAAGGGAAGCTGCTCTACTGTGTGGCGCAGGACGGATTTGGAGAGCTGAAATTCTCTGATTCCGCTTCCTTCACCCTGCCTTACGCGGAGGAGCTGCTGCCGAACTATGTCATCACCGGCGCATATTTTGACGGAAAGCACATCTATGCGCTTTCCAATAAATCGATGAAGTTTAATCCTTCCCACCGGGAGCTTGCGGTGGAGATCACGCCGGAAAAGGAGACTTACAGCCCGGCGGATCAGGTGAATGTAATCGCGAAGATCAAAAATAAGCTGACCGGGCAGCCTGCCAAGGACGCGACCGTTGTGCTGGCGGCAGTGGACGAGGCGATCTTCGCCATGCGTGAACAGACGCCGGACCTGCTTGAAAGCATTTACCAGGATGCCTTCTGGCCGAACATCGGAAAATACACCTCCTATGTGCAGACCGAATACGGCGGCCCAGGCGAAAAGGGCGGCGGTGGCGGCGACGGCGAGACCCGCAAGGACTTTGCGGATACGGCGCTTTTTGAAACCGCCAGAACAGACGCCACCGGTACGGCGAAATTTTCATTTAAGCTGCCGGACAATATCACCAGCTGGCGGCTGACCGGGCTTGCGCTCACCGACGATTTGCAGGCGGGCGACGGCAAAAAAAATATTTATGCGACCCAGCCGTTTTTTGTCCAGCCGATCGTGAACGAACAAATCCTTGTGGGAGACAGCTTTGCCGTTTGTCTGCGCAGTATGGGCACAGCGATTTCCGATACCGATCCGGTGGAATATGAAGTCACAATCAAGGGCAATGGCGTGAATGAGTCACAGAAGGCCTCGGGGGCGGCACGCGCTTATACGAATGTCCTGTTCGACGGGCTCGCAGCCGGGGAATACACGGTCACTGTCCGTGGAAGCTGCGGGGAATACGGCGACGCGGTTGAACTGCCGTTTGCGGTGGTATCCTCTGGGGTTGAGGTTTCGATGGTCAAAACGGTGAATCTCAAAGACGGCCTTTCGGTCACCCCGCTGCGGTATCCGGTGACGGCGGCGGTTTACGACAAAGCGTATAAGAACTACAGCCGGGTGTTGTCGGACGTGAGCATGTGGAGCGGCGGCGCGCGTACCGACATGCGCATCGCGGCCCGCTATGTGGCGCAGCTGTTCAAGGAGGAAGGCGCCCGCTGGTATGACGAAACGGCGCTTGCCGACACGCTTTCGGACGTGAATCTGTATGGGGTTATGAACCTGCTGCCGTATGACGCGCAGGACATCGAGCTCACAGTCAAGGCACATTTGGCGATGCCGGAACTGTTTGATGAAAACCATGGGGAGATTTCCGGGCTGTCGGTCGCGGACAGCGACTGGTTTACCGGCCGCAAGAGCGCTGTCTATCTGGCGCGGGCGCTCGCGGGAGATCCGCTCGATGCGGATCTCACACAGATGATCGAAAGCGGAGCTTCGCTCGATTTTGTCGATAAGATGTACCTTGCAACCGCGCTTGCAGTCTCCGGTGACACGGCGGGCGCGCGGGCGGCTTACGACAAACTGGTGAAGCCGAACCTCAAAACGCGCGAGGGTATTTCGGGCGAACAGGCGATGTATGTTTCCATTTTCGAGCAGAGCCTCAATGTGGCGGATTGGACCGCCTCCGCGTCGATGCTCGCGTCGGTGCTTGGTACCGATGAAGCGGGAGCGCTGACCCGTTACCTGGTGGAGAAGCCTTCCAAATATGACCCGTACCTGCTCGAAAAGATGATCTATCTTGGCCGTTTTGTCCCGCCAGCCGGCGCAAAGGCAAAATTCACCTATACGGTGGACGGCAAAACGGTGACCGAGGAACTTGGCCGCGGGATGAAATACCTGACCCTGTCGCGGGAACAGCTGGCCAACAGTTCTTTCCGAGTGGATGCCGGTGAAGTCTATGCCGACCTCTATTATGTTGGCGCGCCGGAGCAGAAGATGGATGCATCGCGCAAAAAGCTCGGCCTGACCCGAAAGGTGGAAGGCGTGGACGGCCCAATCCGGCAGGGGAGCCTTGTCAAGATCACTTTGACGCCGGATCTTGCCGGGCTCGACCTCGATATTGGAGATAACTGGATGGTGATCGACGAATACGTCCCGTCAGGCATGCGGTTTGAACGCTATGGCGCGGTGGACGACCCGGAGCGCAGCTACGGCCACGGCTGGTATCTGGGCAGCCGCCAGGGACAGCGGCTCCAGTTCAGCGTCTATGGGGACCCGCTTGATCCAATCGTTTACTATGCGCGCTGCGCTGTCCCGGGTGAATATGTGGTGGAGAGCGCCTATATTTCCAGCAGTTCCTCCGACATCTGGGGCTGTACCGAACGCGAAAGCGTGACCATCGGATGA
- the amrB gene encoding AmmeMemoRadiSam system protein B, with translation MIRRFLGILAACMVLCSCAAPSPGPKAGAQPALPAGTAPPEPSGARPLQELACLYYDAELVRGGIASPAAYEADGQLAAGMVPHHLLAADMIAGFFSLAGEQKDAYDSVLIISPSHFPENCKSDAVTANAGWDTPYGDLPVDSGIVRAFLQNGRIAAENNPDAVEADHGAAGLIPFVKYYLPNTKAAVLLLSNRLSRERLSAVWETVQKVCAENRVLLVASADCSHYLMPADAAKRDGETAEAIERFDYGRILGFSDANVDSPQTVTTFLKVAEPMTLTRLGHSSSPEKLPFALTNPAYDEGITTYYVYAATR, from the coding sequence ATGATCCGGCGATTTCTGGGGATTTTGGCGGCATGCATGGTGCTTTGCAGCTGCGCCGCGCCCAGCCCCGGCCCAAAGGCCGGGGCACAGCCGGCTTTGCCGGCGGGGACGGCTCCCCCAGAGCCGTCCGGGGCGCGGCCTTTGCAGGAGCTCGCCTGCCTCTATTACGATGCGGAGCTGGTGAGGGGTGGGATCGCCTCCCCGGCGGCCTACGAAGCGGACGGGCAGCTTGCCGCCGGGATGGTGCCGCACCACCTGCTGGCTGCGGATATGATTGCGGGCTTCTTTTCGCTGGCAGGAGAACAGAAGGATGCGTACGATTCGGTGCTTATCATATCCCCATCCCACTTCCCGGAGAACTGTAAAAGCGACGCGGTCACCGCGAACGCCGGATGGGATACGCCATATGGAGACCTGCCGGTGGACAGCGGGATTGTCCGGGCGTTCCTGCAAAACGGACGGATCGCGGCGGAAAACAACCCGGACGCGGTGGAAGCCGATCATGGGGCGGCGGGGCTCATTCCATTTGTAAAGTATTATCTTCCGAATACAAAAGCGGCGGTGCTGCTGCTTTCCAACAGGCTTTCACGGGAACGGCTGTCCGCCGTGTGGGAAACTGTGCAAAAAGTTTGTGCGGAAAACCGGGTGCTGCTGGTCGCCTCGGCGGACTGTTCCCATTACCTGATGCCTGCGGACGCGGCAAAAAGGGACGGAGAAACAGCCGAGGCGATCGAACGTTTTGACTACGGCCGAATCCTTGGTTTTTCAGATGCCAATGTCGATTCTCCGCAGACGGTGACCACCTTTCTGAAGGTTGCGGAACCAATGACACTGACCCGACTGGGACATTCGAGCTCGCCGGAAAAGCTGCCGTTTGCTTTGACCAATCCGGCGTATGATGAAGGTATCACAACTTACTATGTTTATGCGGCGACGCGATAA
- a CDS encoding transglutaminase domain-containing protein, whose translation MRREFLFVLACAATLCGCAAAVGQPHNEGIVPPSSQFISSEEAFPASPAVSEADSAAEPEARQENYIVRLADGIAQDLLAPGMDETEKVRAAYEYVIQNTWFAPPIGLDAWRWRGDGPQPDYLEQRAISPLAFGIGSCEDYAAALTLLLCRMGFEAKYLPGLTISAGGGFVDHAWAAVRIGNVWYHLDPQLEDNVLHENRLTYRYFLKSDQYMLADHRWGENMLAFGGFNETQAALVRESYCIPACPLDAPSPVPKQIQKSPRPSQSAIEQALSSERAAYERENGPLSAIELDITPPIFGNMGYGDPNY comes from the coding sequence TTGCGCAGAGAGTTCCTTTTCGTATTGGCGTGCGCGGCAACTTTGTGCGGCTGCGCGGCTGCTGTGGGACAACCGCACAATGAAGGCATCGTACCGCCGTCAAGCCAGTTCATCTCTTCTGAGGAAGCTTTTCCGGCCTCACCGGCCGTGTCTGAAGCAGACAGCGCTGCCGAGCCGGAAGCGCGGCAGGAGAATTACATTGTCCGGCTCGCGGACGGGATTGCGCAAGATCTTCTGGCACCCGGGATGGATGAAACAGAAAAGGTGCGGGCCGCTTACGAATATGTCATTCAAAACACCTGGTTTGCTCCGCCGATTGGGTTGGATGCCTGGCGGTGGCGCGGGGATGGGCCGCAGCCGGATTATCTTGAGCAGCGCGCGATCAGCCCGCTTGCTTTCGGCATCGGTTCCTGTGAGGATTATGCGGCCGCCCTTACACTGCTGCTTTGCCGCATGGGTTTCGAGGCGAAATACCTGCCCGGACTCACCATTTCGGCGGGCGGAGGGTTCGTTGATCACGCTTGGGCCGCTGTACGGATCGGGAATGTCTGGTATCATCTCGATCCACAGCTTGAGGACAATGTCCTGCATGAAAACCGGCTCACTTACCGGTATTTCCTCAAATCCGATCAGTATATGCTCGCTGATCACCGCTGGGGTGAAAATATGCTTGCTTTCGGCGGGTTCAATGAAACGCAGGCCGCGCTGGTACGGGAAAGCTACTGTATCCCTGCCTGTCCGCTTGACGCGCCCTCCCCAGTGCCAAAGCAGATCCAGAAAAGTCCCCGGCCCAGTCAAAGCGCCATTGAGCAGGCGCTTTCTTCCGAACGCGCTGCTTATGAACGGGAAAACGGCCCGCTTTCCGCTATCGAACTCGACATCACGCCACCCATTTTCGGGAATATGGGCTACGGTGATCCAAATTATTAA